One Bacteroidota bacterium genomic region harbors:
- a CDS encoding nucleotide-binding protein, whose translation MVPLKIFIGSSKEGLAAAEKVKTLLKPELDATLWNEGVFRSGETVSQILQRSLNYYDFGIFVATADDKLAYRNEIYSATRDNVLYEFGLFDGAKGYNFTFLICDEKVKLPSDLDGVVVLKFNTGAADEDRLSLLSVVNTIRNQILKQQDNVALSKFSSGVLAYEYYINCVSPLVVYLKENLPNYALGANIKQLSLHILVSNSIHDHTLAAVDYFFSQSKWKKIICECKGAVFAAYRNLRVPDNRIEFCIIPSSPLAIEAAINMLFPQTYFGNNESKEEVIIREMNNFSRVLSHYIARDTLCQKIVHVTPMHQ comes from the coding sequence ATGGTGCCACTAAAAATATTTATCGGATCCTCGAAAGAGGGGCTCGCAGCAGCCGAAAAAGTAAAAACATTACTTAAACCAGAACTCGATGCCACACTTTGGAACGAAGGCGTGTTCAGAAGTGGTGAAACTGTAAGTCAAATTCTACAACGATCGCTGAACTATTATGATTTCGGGATATTTGTGGCTACGGCCGATGATAAGTTAGCATACAGAAATGAAATTTACTCAGCAACACGCGATAATGTATTGTATGAGTTTGGTCTTTTCGACGGAGCTAAAGGATACAATTTCACATTTCTTATTTGCGACGAAAAGGTGAAACTGCCATCTGATCTTGATGGTGTGGTAGTTTTAAAGTTTAATACCGGTGCAGCTGATGAAGACAGATTGAGCTTACTTTCTGTGGTGAATACTATTCGCAATCAGATTCTGAAACAACAGGATAATGTGGCTTTGAGTAAATTTTCATCGGGTGTGCTGGCCTATGAGTATTACATTAATTGTGTTTCGCCATTGGTTGTGTATCTGAAAGAAAACCTCCCGAATTATGCATTGGGCGCCAACATTAAACAGTTATCACTACACATTTTAGTTTCCAATTCGATTCACGATCATACGCTTGCGGCAGTTGATTATTTTTTTTCACAGTCAAAATGGAAGAAGATAATTTGTGAGTGCAAAGGGGCTGTATTTGCGGCATACCGGAACTTGCGTGTTCCTGATAACCGCATTGAGTTTTGTATAATACCTTCTTCGCCCTTAGCAATTGAAGCAGCCATTAACATGCTTTTTCCCCAAACCTATTTTGGCAATAACGAATCAAAAGAGGAAGTGATAATTCGTGAAATGAATAATTTTTCCCGGGTACTTTCACATTACATCGCACGTGATACGTTATGCCAAAAAATAGTTCATGTCACCCCAATGCACCAGTAA
- a CDS encoding tetratricopeptide repeat protein, whose product MQFILFILLFIPCSFIVSLSGCTQSDQPSSAVSVSADSARLARNLDSAYALREGDPAKSREILRQVIAQAGTPQTRLLKADAYCQYARLAENTGNTDSAIYYYRNAKAIDDNAKYMHGMARDRYMLSVILKNRGSYDSALHYTNEAARIWGTMPDKKEQMVQALVGAANIHLKRSNYPKALSFYQQVLDTAERINDSLMRFKALQGMGQVYERQNLNNRAAGVFEEALLIANTFKTKKYQAEILNHLGGIYLKENRDTVALNAFNKAISIYSDLKLENKLAVVQINISQYYEKEGEYSQADAYIRKSLEFNQKTNYAQGLSLCYFNIGRLLIRQNKYDEAILNLVKADSVAASIRDLFLLQKISDCLSEAHARKQNYSEAFRYAASGGALRDTLEYISQQASEIAIAYKEEQAKRILLEKERDHQKARIERINLIVLALTVIIILLLILLFALYRNRIVEKRNQQSKKQIEDLLSNQEQLAVQTMLETQEKERQRIAQDLHDSLGVKLSTAKLYYNLMENMAGSLSAEELEKLKKANSILDEACEEVRLVAADLHKGELVTFGLVRAIENLCNNINGLNKLQVEFHANGLNSRLDGATEFNIYQIVRELMANILRHANASEVTIQLQRQNGNINLMVEDNGNGFDTAKAQSRSGLGLTSLRNRATQINATFHIDSQPGHGTSVSIDIPVH is encoded by the coding sequence ATGCAATTTATCTTGTTTATACTTCTATTTATTCCTTGCAGCTTTATTGTATCACTTTCAGGCTGTACACAGTCTGATCAGCCTTCGTCAGCTGTTTCCGTTTCTGCTGATTCAGCCAGACTGGCCCGCAATCTTGATAGTGCTTATGCGTTGCGCGAGGGCGATCCGGCAAAGAGCCGCGAAATACTTCGGCAGGTAATTGCGCAGGCTGGCACACCACAAACCCGGTTACTCAAAGCCGATGCCTATTGTCAGTATGCGCGTTTGGCTGAAAATACCGGCAATACCGATTCGGCAATTTATTACTACCGTAACGCAAAGGCAATTGATGATAATGCCAAGTACATGCACGGCATGGCGCGAGACCGATATATGCTTTCAGTTATCCTGAAAAACAGAGGCAGCTATGATTCTGCGTTACATTATACCAATGAAGCTGCCCGGATATGGGGCACAATGCCTGATAAAAAGGAGCAAATGGTGCAGGCGTTGGTAGGAGCCGCAAATATTCATTTGAAACGTTCCAATTATCCCAAAGCATTATCATTCTATCAGCAGGTACTCGATACTGCTGAGCGAATAAACGACAGCCTTATGCGGTTTAAAGCCCTGCAGGGAATGGGGCAGGTGTATGAACGACAAAATTTAAACAACCGTGCTGCTGGTGTGTTTGAAGAAGCACTGCTGATTGCCAACACATTTAAAACCAAGAAATATCAGGCCGAAATACTAAACCATCTTGGCGGAATTTACCTCAAGGAAAATCGTGATACTGTTGCTTTAAATGCGTTTAATAAAGCTATTTCGATTTATTCTGATTTAAAGCTCGAAAATAAATTAGCTGTGGTGCAGATCAATATCAGCCAGTATTACGAGAAAGAAGGGGAATATTCGCAGGCTGATGCCTATATACGAAAATCGCTTGAGTTTAATCAGAAAACCAATTATGCACAGGGGCTTTCGCTTTGCTACTTTAATATTGGCCGGTTGCTGATCAGGCAGAATAAATATGATGAGGCAATTTTAAATCTGGTAAAAGCCGATTCAGTAGCCGCTTCAATCAGAGACTTGTTTCTGCTTCAGAAAATTAGCGATTGCCTTTCCGAGGCTCACGCCAGAAAGCAAAACTATTCAGAGGCTTTTCGATATGCTGCAAGCGGAGGAGCACTCCGCGATACACTTGAATATATTTCGCAGCAAGCCTCTGAAATTGCCATCGCTTACAAGGAGGAGCAGGCAAAACGAATTTTATTAGAAAAGGAAAGAGACCATCAGAAAGCCCGCATCGAGCGAATTAATCTGATTGTTCTTGCACTGACGGTAATAATTATTTTACTGCTCATCCTTCTTTTTGCATTGTATCGAAACCGGATTGTAGAGAAACGAAATCAGCAAAGCAAAAAGCAAATTGAAGACCTGCTTAGCAACCAGGAACAACTGGCCGTTCAAACCATGCTTGAAACACAAGAGAAAGAACGGCAACGAATTGCTCAGGATCTGCACGATAGCCTCGGTGTTAAACTTTCTACCGCAAAACTGTATTACAACTTAATGGAAAATATGGCCGGAAGCCTGTCGGCCGAAGAACTTGAAAAACTGAAAAAAGCCAATTCAATACTCGACGAGGCCTGTGAAGAAGTGCGGCTTGTGGCGGCTGATTTGCATAAAGGCGAACTGGTAACCTTCGGATTAGTGAGAGCCATTGAGAATTTATGCAATAACATTAACGGCCTCAATAAACTTCAGGTGGAGTTTCATGCAAACGGCCTGAACAGCAGGCTCGACGGAGCTACCGAGTTTAATATTTATCAAATCGTGCGCGAACTCATGGCCAATATTTTGCGTCATGCCAATGCGTCGGAAGTTACAATTCAGCTTCAGCGCCAAAATGGAAATATTAACCTTATGGTGGAAGACAATGGAAATGGTTTTGACACAGCCAAAGCACAGTCGCGCTCAGGACTTGGGTTAACCAGCTTGCGCAACCGTGCCACACAGATTAACGCCACTTTCCACATCGATTCACAACCCGGTCACGGAACATCCGTGTCAATTGATATTCCTGTTCATTGA
- the surE gene encoding 5'/3'-nucleotidase SurE — translation MTAQKRPLILVTNDDGIYAPGIAALVEVARSFGDVVVVAPDKPQSGMGHAITINSTLRVDKVNAHAGAEAWSCSGTPVDCVKMAVNKLLPRMPDLCVSGINHGANHSINIIYSGTMSAAIEAAIEGIPAVGFSLLNHSIEADFTAAKAAAATIIAQVLERGLPEGVCLNVNIPKLHIDEIKGVKVCRQGRASWIEDLDERTDPSGRTYFWLTGHFESFEPDADDTDVWALHHGYVSVVPAQFDLTAHAALGSLSAMNSVPLIKP, via the coding sequence ATGACAGCACAAAAGCGTCCGCTCATCCTTGTTACCAACGACGATGGTATTTATGCGCCTGGTATTGCCGCGCTGGTGGAAGTGGCCCGCTCGTTTGGCGATGTGGTGGTGGTAGCGCCCGATAAACCGCAGTCGGGAATGGGGCATGCCATTACCATTAATTCCACACTGCGTGTAGATAAAGTAAATGCGCATGCCGGTGCCGAAGCATGGAGTTGCAGCGGCACACCGGTTGATTGTGTGAAGATGGCTGTGAATAAACTCTTGCCGCGCATGCCCGATCTCTGTGTGTCGGGTATCAACCACGGTGCCAATCACTCCATCAATATTATTTACTCAGGCACCATGTCGGCTGCAATTGAAGCTGCAATTGAAGGCATACCGGCTGTTGGTTTTTCGTTGCTCAATCATTCCATTGAAGCCGATTTTACTGCCGCCAAAGCCGCAGCGGCAACTATTATTGCGCAGGTACTTGAACGCGGATTGCCCGAAGGCGTTTGCCTGAATGTAAATATCCCCAAACTGCATATCGACGAAATTAAAGGCGTTAAAGTATGCCGTCAGGGCCGTGCTTCATGGATTGAAGACCTTGATGAGCGTACAGATCCTTCTGGACGAACTTATTTCTGGCTCACCGGCCATTTTGAGAGTTTTGAACCCGATGCGGATGATACTGATGTATGGGCGCTGCATCACGGCTATGTGTCAGTTGTGCCGGCTCAGTTTGATCTTACAGCGCATGCCGCCCTGGGCAGTTTGTCTGCCATGAATTCCGTTCCGCTCATCAAACCCTGA
- a CDS encoding GNAT family N-acetyltransferase, translated as MSPHEVRLIEATTHDASSIAKLAAHIWQQHYPQIIGQKQVDYMLSNMYSEPALLKQMQEGQLFYLIYAGEIKAGYIAVSQKEEGHYFLHKFYIDPSLQARGLGKAVFAATTALFPELKQWTLTVNRKNYKSVNFYFRLGFVIDKVADFDIGEGYFMEDFVMIWKSNG; from the coding sequence ATGAGCCCGCATGAAGTAAGACTTATTGAAGCCACCACACACGATGCCAGTTCCATAGCCAAACTGGCGGCACACATCTGGCAGCAGCATTACCCGCAAATTATCGGTCAGAAGCAGGTTGATTATATGCTCAGTAACATGTATTCTGAACCTGCGCTGCTTAAACAAATGCAGGAAGGCCAACTGTTTTACCTGATTTATGCGGGCGAAATAAAAGCAGGCTACATTGCCGTATCACAAAAAGAGGAAGGGCATTATTTCCTGCACAAATTTTATATTGATCCGTCTTTGCAGGCACGCGGACTTGGAAAAGCTGTTTTTGCAGCCACAACTGCGCTTTTTCCAGAACTGAAGCAGTGGACACTTACGGTTAACCGTAAGAATTACAAGTCGGTAAACTTCTACTTCCGTTTGGGGTTTGTGATTGATAAAGTGGCCGACTTTGATATTGGTGAAGGTTATTTTATGGAAGATTTTGTAATGATCTGGAAAAGTAACGGGTAG
- a CDS encoding caspase family protein: MARALIVGINDYATSPLKGSVPDAIAMNKLLSRHHDGSINYDCKLITSPVTNVTLRKLRENIHDLFRTPDDRVLFYFSGHGYENNLEGFLVAQNPEKFNEGFPVSELLALANDALAKRKIKEVTLILDCCYAGHLGNFSSLDIPHALLSPGLSILTSSSPKELSWENSNGGLFTGILCDGLNGGAADILGRVTAASLYNYADQMLGAWQQRPQFKTHTDRLHLIRKAHTRLTINELHRLPELFITPDSKVKMDKSWEETEKEFMNPENVKKFKVFKKLRDAGLLKPCEPEEDLYWAAMRNGAAELTLSGKLYWKMSKKGMF; this comes from the coding sequence ATGGCCCGTGCTTTAATTGTTGGCATTAATGATTATGCCACTTCACCGCTTAAAGGAAGCGTTCCTGATGCAATTGCAATGAATAAATTACTGAGTCGTCATCATGATGGTTCTATAAATTATGATTGTAAACTAATTACTTCACCCGTTACGAATGTAACATTAAGGAAACTGAGAGAAAATATTCACGACCTGTTCCGAACACCTGATGACCGTGTTTTATTTTATTTTTCAGGACATGGCTATGAGAATAATCTCGAAGGTTTTCTTGTGGCTCAGAATCCCGAAAAATTTAATGAGGGATTTCCCGTTTCCGAACTTCTTGCGCTGGCAAATGATGCCCTCGCCAAACGAAAAATAAAAGAGGTTACACTGATATTGGATTGCTGCTATGCCGGTCATTTAGGTAACTTTTCATCTCTCGATATTCCACATGCACTGCTTTCTCCCGGCCTATCAATTCTTACCTCAAGCTCCCCAAAGGAACTTTCATGGGAAAACAGCAATGGCGGGCTTTTTACCGGAATACTGTGTGATGGATTAAATGGTGGTGCTGCTGATATTCTTGGCCGGGTTACTGCTGCCAGTTTATATAATTATGCCGATCAGATGCTTGGTGCCTGGCAGCAACGCCCGCAGTTTAAAACGCATACAGACCGGTTGCATCTGATTCGGAAAGCACATACGCGGTTGACTATAAATGAACTACATCGGCTTCCTGAGTTATTCATTACACCTGATTCGAAGGTGAAAATGGATAAAAGCTGGGAGGAAACGGAGAAAGAATTTATGAATCCTGAAAACGTGAAGAAGTTTAAGGTGTTCAAAAAACTCCGCGATGCCGGTTTGCTTAAACCTTGCGAGCCGGAAGAAGACTTATACTGGGCAGCCATGAGAAACGGGGCCGCAGAACTTACCTTGTCCGGGAAACTTTATTGGAAAATGTCGAAAAAAGGAATGTTCTGA
- a CDS encoding response regulator transcription factor produces MIRLIIADDHKMFIDGLNDVLKSLAGDSISIVAEANNGNEVLPLVRAHMPDVLVLDIGMPGISGIEVAKLMRIEFPDIPILIVTYSDQSEHVDELIDVGVSGYILKTRGAEQLVLAIKELAAGRIYFSQEIMAVIRSSKRKKEEIKNVKLTRREEEILRLIARECTTPEIAEKLFIAASTVETHRRNLIAKLGVKGTLGLVRKAVEMGLA; encoded by the coding sequence ATGATACGCTTAATTATTGCCGACGATCACAAAATGTTTATTGATGGCCTCAATGATGTACTGAAAAGCCTTGCCGGCGACAGTATCAGTATTGTGGCCGAAGCAAACAACGGAAATGAAGTGCTGCCTCTGGTAAGAGCACATATGCCCGATGTACTGGTGCTTGATATTGGTATGCCCGGAATTTCAGGCATTGAAGTGGCCAAACTCATGCGAATTGAATTTCCTGATATTCCCATTCTCATTGTTACGTATTCCGATCAGTCAGAACATGTGGATGAACTGATTGATGTGGGCGTGTCGGGTTACATTCTCAAAACCAGAGGTGCTGAACAATTGGTGCTGGCTATTAAGGAACTTGCCGCAGGGCGTATTTATTTCAGTCAGGAAATTATGGCTGTAATACGCAGCAGCAAAAGGAAAAAAGAGGAAATAAAAAACGTGAAACTCACACGGCGTGAAGAGGAAATTTTACGCCTTATTGCCCGAGAATGTACCACTCCCGAAATTGCCGAAAAACTTTTTATTGCCGCCAGCACCGTTGAAACACACCGCCGCAACCTGATTGCCAAACTTGGTGTGAAAGGTACACTTGGCCTTGTACGTAAGGCTGTGGAAATGGGATTAGCTTAA
- a CDS encoding UvrD-helicase domain-containing protein, with product MQNFTVYKSSAGSGKTFTLVKEYLKLALADEADPPQVYKHILAVTFTNKAAAEMKQRIISALKELSHAQSGKPSAMAQALGSELLLDPFTLADRAQRVLKAILHNYTDFAIGTIDAFVHRIVRAFAFDLHLPVNFEVETDADKLLRQAVDLLIGRIGSDEQLTEVLVQFAEAKTEEDRNWQIEQELLTTARHLLGEEGAAKAERLRNLSLNDFLGFRDTLRKSTEAFKTLIKQTAAKGVQHIELSGIPVSAFYHGSSGVPKWFDDLAQGTLEKLADYSSYVKHSFEEDKWYSAKTPAAQKAAIDELKPQLSELYAKLLALRDKHYGTYLIHTLLLKNIYAIAALNEIEKLIFSFRADQNIVHISEFNRIISKIVFAEPVPFIYERLGERYTNYLIDEFQDTSVLQWQNLLPLIDNALGGGNFTMLVGDGKQAIYRWRGGEVEQFARLPYVKQDAENEIIADRQQSLIRNYRGLQLARNFRSKTEIVQFNNALFRLLAQDLTAGYQDIYDKLEQESDTANTGGSVCIERLVPEKGDDEKELHVQRTLEKVHELRAQGWELQDIAILTRTNNEGSRIAAALLDAGYPVISSESLLISRSPAVGFVLAVLRIIELPSDAIARTQMLGFLVNTGRIHGTLHSLLEEAAKDGLAALLQKHNLIFNELVLARMPLYQRCEEIIRRFRLDNEPDAYLLFFLDEVLSFGMGRGNNPADFLNWWTDRSYKASVVVPEGMNAVRVMTIHKSKGLEFPVVIFPFANWKFETSRKDLWIDLDDEALPGLETAVVSVNESLLHTSYAAQYEEERNKSLLDHLNVLYVALTRPEHRLYVFTGRSGKDAGTELKTASDCFARFLTATGEDAEETVYLLGEETPPSGQQRRPGEFLNTGAAKVTDWTERISIRSHARELWTDEKEQPGDKHKLLRLLLSHCRTADDVQDAARRLVLEGVAEDTQAFLLAHEATQLIRQPALQPFFDAASPISSNAELLLPASGSIKIDRVTDTGEKLLLLNFVTGMPAKPRREILLAAAALEKKKKTEAWLYFLQDGKLCKATEV from the coding sequence GTGCAAAATTTCACCGTTTACAAATCTTCGGCCGGATCGGGTAAAACTTTTACACTGGTAAAGGAATACCTTAAACTGGCATTGGCCGACGAGGCCGATCCGCCGCAGGTGTACAAGCATATTCTGGCGGTGACATTTACCAATAAGGCCGCGGCAGAAATGAAACAGCGTATCATTTCGGCCCTCAAGGAATTGTCGCATGCACAGTCGGGCAAACCCTCTGCCATGGCTCAGGCGCTGGGCAGCGAACTCCTGCTCGACCCGTTTACACTGGCCGACAGGGCGCAACGTGTGCTAAAAGCAATTCTGCACAACTATACCGACTTTGCCATTGGTACCATTGATGCGTTTGTGCACAGGATTGTGCGCGCCTTTGCATTCGACCTGCACCTGCCTGTGAACTTTGAAGTGGAAACCGATGCTGACAAGCTGTTGCGGCAGGCGGTTGATCTGCTTATCGGCCGCATTGGCAGCGACGAACAGCTTACCGAAGTGCTCGTGCAGTTTGCCGAAGCCAAAACGGAAGAAGACCGCAACTGGCAAATTGAACAGGAGCTGCTCACTACGGCACGCCACCTGCTTGGTGAAGAAGGTGCTGCCAAAGCCGAGCGCCTGCGTAATCTTTCGCTGAACGACTTTCTCGGGTTCCGCGATACACTGCGGAAATCAACCGAAGCATTCAAAACCTTGATAAAACAAACAGCCGCAAAAGGTGTGCAGCACATTGAACTTTCGGGGATACCGGTTTCGGCATTTTATCACGGCAGCAGCGGAGTGCCCAAATGGTTCGACGATCTGGCCCAAGGTACGCTTGAAAAGCTGGCCGATTACAGCAGTTATGTAAAACATAGTTTCGAAGAAGACAAATGGTATTCGGCCAAAACGCCGGCGGCGCAAAAGGCGGCAATTGATGAACTGAAGCCGCAACTCAGCGAACTGTATGCAAAGCTGCTGGCCTTACGCGATAAGCATTACGGCACGTATTTAATACACACGCTGCTGCTGAAAAACATCTATGCCATTGCCGCACTCAACGAAATAGAAAAACTCATTTTCAGTTTCCGCGCCGATCAGAACATTGTACATATTTCTGAATTCAATCGGATTATTTCAAAAATTGTGTTTGCCGAGCCCGTGCCGTTTATTTACGAACGCCTGGGCGAACGCTACACCAATTACCTGATCGACGAGTTTCAGGATACATCGGTGCTGCAATGGCAAAACCTGCTTCCGCTCATTGACAATGCTTTGGGAGGAGGAAATTTCACGATGCTCGTGGGCGACGGGAAACAGGCTATTTACCGCTGGCGCGGCGGCGAAGTGGAACAGTTTGCCCGCCTGCCGTATGTGAAACAGGATGCCGAAAACGAAATTATTGCTGATCGCCAGCAAAGTTTAATACGCAACTATCGCGGGTTGCAGCTTGCCCGGAATTTCAGGAGTAAAACTGAAATTGTACAGTTTAACAATGCACTTTTCCGCTTGCTGGCGCAGGATTTAACGGCAGGCTATCAGGATATATACGATAAGTTAGAGCAGGAATCAGACACCGCCAACACAGGAGGCAGTGTGTGTATTGAGCGGCTTGTACCCGAAAAAGGCGACGACGAAAAAGAGCTTCATGTGCAGCGCACGCTTGAAAAAGTGCATGAATTACGCGCACAAGGCTGGGAATTGCAGGACATAGCCATACTCACCCGTACCAACAACGAAGGCTCGCGCATTGCGGCGGCACTGCTTGATGCAGGTTATCCGGTTATTTCGTCGGAGTCGTTGCTCATCAGCCGCTCGCCTGCCGTTGGCTTTGTGCTGGCGGTGCTGCGCATTATCGAACTTCCGTCTGACGCGATTGCGCGCACGCAAATGCTCGGATTCTTAGTAAATACCGGCCGTATTCACGGCACATTGCACAGCCTGCTGGAGGAAGCTGCAAAGGACGGACTCGCCGCATTACTGCAAAAGCATAACCTTATTTTCAACGAGCTGGTACTGGCACGCATGCCTTTGTATCAGCGTTGCGAAGAAATTATTCGCCGGTTCAGACTGGATAATGAACCAGATGCCTACCTGCTTTTTTTCCTCGATGAAGTGCTGAGTTTTGGAATGGGACGGGGCAATAATCCCGCCGATTTTCTGAACTGGTGGACAGATCGCAGCTACAAGGCTTCTGTGGTAGTGCCCGAAGGCATGAATGCCGTGCGCGTAATGACCATTCACAAATCAAAAGGACTGGAATTTCCGGTGGTAATTTTCCCGTTTGCCAATTGGAAATTCGAAACAAGCCGTAAGGATTTGTGGATTGATCTGGATGACGAGGCACTGCCCGGACTGGAAACTGCAGTGGTTTCTGTAAACGAAAGTTTGCTGCACACTTCTTATGCCGCGCAATATGAAGAAGAGCGCAACAAATCGCTGCTCGATCATTTGAATGTGCTGTATGTGGCGCTTACACGACCTGAACACCGGCTTTATGTTTTTACCGGACGCAGCGGCAAAGATGCAGGCACGGAACTGAAAACAGCGTCAGACTGCTTTGCGCGTTTTCTGACAGCCACCGGCGAAGATGCTGAAGAAACCGTGTATCTTCTCGGCGAAGAAACACCACCTTCGGGGCAGCAACGCAGGCCGGGCGAGTTTTTGAACACCGGCGCTGCAAAAGTTACCGACTGGACCGAGCGCATAAGCATACGTTCACATGCCCGTGAGCTTTGGACAGACGAGAAAGAGCAGCCGGGCGATAAACACAAGTTGCTGCGCCTGCTTCTCAGTCATTGCCGCACAGCTGACGATGTGCAGGATGCTGCCCGCCGACTTGTGCTTGAAGGCGTGGCGGAAGACACACAGGCCTTTCTGCTTGCGCATGAAGCCACTCAACTCATACGCCAACCCGCTTTGCAACCGTTTTTTGATGCCGCCAGCCCTATCAGCTCAAACGCCGAACTGCTGTTGCCTGCATCAGGCAGCATAAAGATTGACCGCGTAACCGACACCGGCGAAAAACTGCTGCTGCTGAATTTTGTTACAGGCATGCCCGCAAAACCGCGAAGAGAAATACTTTTGGCGGCAGCAGCATTGGAAAAGAAGAAAAAAACAGAAGCCTGGTTGTATTTTTTGCAGGACGGGAAGTTGTGTAAGGCCACAGAGGTCTGA